A window of Loxodonta africana isolate mLoxAfr1 chromosome 3, mLoxAfr1.hap2, whole genome shotgun sequence genomic DNA:
GTAAgactacccattgccatccagccaattccaactcctagtggcccaataggacagagtagaactgccccatagggctcccaaagctgtaatcttcacatactttggacatgttatcaggagggcccagtccctggaggaggacactatccttggtgaagtagagggtcagcgaaaaagagggagaccctcaaagagatggattgacacagtggctgcaacaatggactcaagcatatcaacaatcgtgaggatggtgcagcaccggccagtgtttccttctgttgtaaacCGACTcgaggtacctaacaacaacaacaacaatctttataggagcccgcatctttctcctatggagcgtcTGGTGGTTTGGAACCTggaatctttcagttagcaggtgagcacttaaccactgcgccaccagggctcctttatgtaaGATTACTctgttaacacatggggtcgccatgagacagAATCTACTCAAGGACAACGGGTTTGGGTCTAAACTCTATACATGTATTAATTCACTTAATAATCTTAACAACCCTAACAGGCAGGAACTACTATTATCcccatggggaaactgagtcaaGCCACGTGCCCGCTGTTATGGAGCTGGGAAGTGGTGGCGCAGGATCTGGTACCGGTCCAGTCTGATCCAGCGCGACCCGGCCGTCCCTTTCCGCTTCGTCCTGTCCCCTCTTCCCCAACTGGAGTTCGAGCAAGCCCAACCCCGGTTGAGCCCCGTCCACGGCGCCCACTGCTTTGGGTAGCCCCCGACCCGGGCTTTCAGTCTCTCTGCGCCCAGGATCGAAGGTCCCGGAACAAGAGCCCGACAAGAGCTGGGGACAAAGGGCACGGATCCCTCCAGGGGCGTGGCCAGCGAGGCCCCGCCCCCGGGCACCGCGAGCGCTGCTGTGCCCAGACCCGGGTAAGTTTTGATTCGGGAGCTGATTGGCCAGCTGAGTAGCAGTTGATTGGGTGCGCGAAGTCCAGTGGCTCCTGCTGATTGGTCGAGGTGGCCGGCTGCCCATTGGCTGAGGCGCAACTAGGCGGAAGCCATAGTTTACTATTGATTGTGAGTAGAGAATCCAGGGGCCGCTGCCGATTGGTTAGAGAAAAAAATGGCCCGCCTATAATTGGTTGAAGGGCTTCTTTCTGGTCCAATCATGGAATTAGCTGGAAGCGGGAGGCTGCAAGTTAACCCTTTAGAGACTGATTCGAATTGGGCGTTTGAGACCCACCTTAGCCGGCAAGGGCTGCTTCCGGATTCTAGCCCGCAGCCCCCGGGCGCCGTGGCTCGTCAAcccgggcctcagtttcccctctgaCCTCAACGGCCGAAGGCTCAGCTTTCCTCCAGAGCGGTGGCCGTGGTCCTCTTTCCTCGCTCATCCCAGCGGGCTGGGCTTCCCGCGCCCTCCAGTCCCGATCCTCAACCTAACAAGTACTGGCCTCGGCCGAGCCACTAGCCCCCCGAAAGCAGCGAttcctggcctcagtttccccgctGTATCAACGAGCTGCGCTCCCAGCCACCCCCTCCCACCAAGATCGGCGGTCTCAGGCCGCAGTTGCCCCCTTGGTCCTGGAGCACTGCGTCCCCGGACCCGCCTCCCGCCCTGGTACCCCGGGGACCTCAGTTTCCCCGCCGGCCCCCGCCCCTAGGCAGCGGCCAATGGCTCGGCGGCTCCTCCCGCCCTCGGGGCGGAGCCGCGTCACGTGCGGGGAAGAAAGGCCGGGCCGCGCGGTGCCCGGGAGGTGCGGCCATGGCAGGTATGGCGGGGGCGGTGGCCGACGGGCGCCGGGCCGGCGGCGGGGGGCGCGCGGCCCCAATGCAGCCTGTTGCCGCCCGCAGCTCCGGAGCCGCTGTCCCCAGCGGGCGGCGCGGGCGAGGAGGCGCCGGATGAGGACGAGGACGAGGCGGAGGCCGAGGACCCCGAGCGGCCGGCGGGAGCTGGCGGGGggcgcagcggcggcggcggcggggccgggcccggggccggggccgggggcgGCGGTGGCCCGGGGGCCGCGCTCACCAGGCGCGCAGTCACCTTGAGGGTGCTGCTCAAAGACGCGCTGCTGGAGCCGGGCTCCGGGGTGCTCTCCATCTACTACCTGGTGAGCGCCCCCTCACGATACCATCCCCGCTGGAGCAAGATCCCAGATATTGGGGCCAGATCCCAGAGGGGGAAACCGAGGCACGGAGCAGCCAGGTTCAGGGTGCACCCTTATAGGCGGAAGGACATCGGGCCCCAAACACCCTTTCCAcagaggagaaactgaggctcggagagGAGCAGTCACCTGCACAGGGTCTTCTTGACTGTGTGACATCGCTCAGTCTCTGTGgtagttttcccatctgtaaacgGGCAATTTTCCCCCAATGAATAAAGTGCTTAGTGCGGTGCCAGCTAtacagtaagtgcttaataaatgtttgttaccGTTCTTACTCCTAATGTGCAATTATTcttaacatgcttggttgctaagtgaaaggttggaggtttcagtccttcctcccagaggcacctcggaagaaaggcctggtgatctacttccaaaaaaattcagccactgagaaccctatggaccacagttctactccgacatacatgggggtgccatgagtcagaatccactgataGCAGATGGTTACTGGTTACTCTTATTATTGTCAGGTTTGCGAATGGGAGCAATTTTTGATTTGAACACTGGCTATGTGTTGGATGCTGGGAACACAGGAACACAGCAATGATCAAGACCCAGTCCCCTGCCTTTGGggtctcacagtccagtggggGAGACACGCGTAACTGGGCAGTTTTAATACAGAATGTTCAGGGCTCTGATGGTAGACACACATGTAGTGACAAGGCACCCAAGCTGGCCTGGGAATCCCAcaaagacttcctggaggaggtgctgGAGTGGGAAGTAGGTGCCAAAGCCAAAGAGCAGTCTGGgggtcagggagggcttcctggaggagcgcCCTAGTTAGTCCATTGTCACTACAGGGGAAGAAGTTCGTGGGGGACCTGCAGCCAGACGGGAGGATTGTGTGGCAGGAGACAGGGCAGATGTTCAACTCACCCAGCGCCTGGGCCACACACTGCAAGAAGCTGGTGAACCCGGCCAAGAAGTCAGGCTGCGGCTGGGCCTCTGTCAAGTACAAGGGCCAGAAACTGGACAAGTACAAGGCCACCTGGCTCCGGCGGCACCAACTCCATGTGCCTGCAGCTGCTGCTGACGAGGTGCGTCCCTCAGCCTCCTGCCACAGCCAGTCCCTTCTGACTTACCTGGGGTGGGCCAGAGAGAAGGGGCATTGGAGCTGGGGCTTTGATGGATGAGTAGGAGTTTTGTCTGAGCAAGATGAAGGGAGGGGTTTTCCAGAGAGAGG
This region includes:
- the MPND gene encoding MPN domain-containing protein; the protein is MGKLSQATCPLLWSWEVVAQDLDRRSRNKSPTRAGDKGHGSLQGRGQRGPAPGHRERCCAQTRFPRCINELRSQPPPPTKIGGLRPQLPPWSWSTASPDPPPALAAANGSAAPPALGAEPRHVRGRKAGPRGAREVRPWQVWRGRWPTGAGPAAGGARPQCSLLPPAAPEPLSPAGGAGEEAPDEDEDEAEAEDPERPAGAGGGRSGGGGGAGPGAGAGGGGGPGAALTRRAVTLRVLLKDALLEPGSGVLSIYYLGKKFVGDLQPDGRIVWQETGQMFNSPSAWATHCKKLVNPAKKSGCGWASVKYKGQKLDKYKATWLRRHQLHVPAAAADESPASEGEEEELLMEEEEDEVPAGVSAEDKTRRPPGKGPSEPTHQEATLPGKHVENKIRVPVRYCMLGSRDSARSPRTLVEVTSFAAINKFQPFNVTISSNVLFLLDFHSHLTRSEVVGYLGGRWDINSQMLTVLRAFPCRSRLGDADAAATTEEEVYQSLFLRGLSLVGWYHSHPHSPALPSLQDIDAQMDYQLRLQGSSNGFQPCLALLCSPYYSGNPGPESKILPFWVMPPPEQRPGDYGIPMDVEMVYVQDGFLTNDILQEMMLLVEFYKGAPDLVRFQEPWSQEHTYLDKLKISLASRTPKDPGLCHVLEQVYSVLKQGS